The following proteins are encoded in a genomic region of Aliiroseovarius sp. F47248L:
- a CDS encoding replication-associated recombination protein A has protein sequence MADLFDNDPASKTSEGGKDAPRPLADRLRPKSLSEVIGQEQVLGPEAPLGTMLTAGSLGSLIFWGPPGVGKTTIARLLAQETDLHFIQISAIFTGVPELRKVFEAARHRRSNGQGTLLFVDEIHRFNKAQQDGFLPHMEDGTILLVGATTENPSFELNAAVLSRSQVLVLTRLTLADLERLAQRAEKELDRPLPLTGEAREALLEMADGDGRAVLNLIEQVFAWKVEGKLDVESLSKRLMKRATIYDKSGDEHYNLISALHKSVRGSDPDAALYWFARMLTGGEDPRFLARRITRMAVEDIGLADPQAHRVCLDAWETYERLGSPEGELALAQAVTYLSLAPKSNATYVAYKAAMAAAKKTGSEPPPKHILNAPTSLMKDQGYGDGYAYDHDAPDGFSGQNYFPDGIKRGVYYVPVERGFERELKKRVDYFARLRSKRID, from the coding sequence ATGGCTGACCTGTTTGATAATGATCCTGCGTCCAAGACGTCCGAAGGTGGAAAAGACGCGCCGCGCCCTTTGGCCGATCGGCTTAGGCCGAAATCCCTGTCCGAGGTCATCGGACAAGAGCAGGTTCTGGGGCCGGAGGCGCCGCTTGGCACAATGCTTACAGCGGGCAGCCTTGGGTCGTTGATCTTCTGGGGGCCGCCCGGTGTTGGCAAGACCACAATCGCGCGCCTGCTGGCACAGGAAACCGACCTGCATTTTATCCAGATCAGCGCGATCTTCACCGGCGTGCCCGAGTTGCGCAAGGTGTTCGAGGCTGCACGGCATCGGAGATCTAACGGACAAGGCACGTTGCTGTTCGTGGATGAAATCCATCGCTTCAACAAAGCACAGCAGGATGGGTTCCTGCCGCATATGGAAGACGGCACGATATTATTGGTCGGCGCGACCACGGAAAATCCGTCATTCGAGCTGAACGCTGCTGTGTTGTCACGCTCGCAGGTCTTGGTGCTGACTCGTCTGACGCTTGCTGATCTGGAACGGCTTGCCCAGCGGGCCGAAAAAGAACTCGACCGCCCCTTACCGCTGACTGGTGAAGCCCGTGAGGCACTGTTGGAAATGGCTGATGGAGATGGCCGCGCCGTTTTGAACCTTATCGAGCAGGTCTTTGCGTGGAAGGTTGAAGGTAAGCTGGATGTCGAAAGCCTGTCCAAGCGTTTGATGAAACGCGCGACGATCTATGACAAATCAGGGGATGAACACTACAACCTGATTTCGGCGCTGCATAAATCGGTGCGAGGGTCTGACCCGGACGCCGCGCTTTACTGGTTTGCCCGGATGCTTACAGGTGGCGAAGACCCCCGTTTCCTTGCCAGACGCATCACGCGAATGGCGGTCGAGGATATCGGTCTGGCTGATCCGCAGGCCCATCGGGTCTGTCTGGACGCGTGGGAGACTTATGAGCGTTTAGGTAGCCCCGAAGGTGAATTAGCGCTGGCGCAGGCGGTCACCTATTTGTCGCTGGCGCCGAAATCCAATGCGACTTATGTCGCGTACAAAGCGGCAATGGCAGCAGCAAAGAAAACAGGGTCGGAACCTCCACCCAAACACATCCTGAACGCACCGACGTCCTTGATGAAGGATCAGGGCTACGGGGATGGATATGCCTATGACCACGACGCGCCTGATGGCTTTTCCGGGCAGAACTACTTCCCCGACGGGATCAAGCGTGGTGTGTATTACGTGCCGGTTGAGCGAGGGTTTGAACGTGAGTTGAAGAAGCGTGTCGACTATTTCGCGCGGCTTCGATCCAAGCGGATAGATTAA
- a CDS encoding amino acid ABC transporter substrate-binding protein, which produces MKKSVFLGALTVASIAAGASAAATLDDVKARGKLNCGVTTGLVGFAAPDANGKWEGFDVGICRAVAAAVLGDANAVEFVPTTGKTRFTALASGEVDMLARNTTWTLSRDVDLKFDFVGVNYYDGQGFLVSKEMGVSSAKDLDGATVCIQTGTTTELNLADFFRANNISYEPVPIETNAEGQQQYLAGACDTYTTDASGLAATRATFEDPSAHVVLPEIISKEPLGPLVRHGDNEWGDIVRWTLNALISAEELGITSTNIGELSAAPGDNPEINRMLGTEGNLGEMLGLDADWAKRAIMAGGNYGELFAKNIGESTPIALARGLNAQWKDGGLIYSPPFR; this is translated from the coding sequence ATGAAAAAATCCGTTTTTCTTGGCGCACTGACTGTCGCCAGCATCGCTGCTGGCGCTTCGGCAGCTGCGACCCTTGATGACGTCAAGGCGCGTGGCAAGCTGAACTGTGGTGTGACCACCGGTCTTGTCGGCTTCGCCGCACCGGATGCAAACGGCAAGTGGGAAGGTTTCGACGTCGGCATCTGCCGCGCTGTGGCTGCTGCCGTTCTTGGCGACGCTAACGCGGTCGAATTTGTTCCGACCACCGGCAAAACACGCTTTACAGCTCTGGCTTCTGGCGAAGTCGATATGCTGGCACGTAACACCACCTGGACGCTGTCGCGCGATGTCGACCTGAAGTTCGACTTCGTCGGCGTGAACTATTATGACGGCCAAGGTTTCCTTGTCTCGAAAGAGATGGGTGTAAGCTCGGCCAAGGATCTGGACGGTGCAACCGTTTGTATCCAGACCGGCACCACCACCGAGCTGAACCTGGCGGACTTCTTCCGCGCAAACAATATCAGCTACGAGCCCGTGCCGATCGAAACCAACGCTGAAGGTCAGCAACAGTACCTTGCCGGTGCTTGCGACACCTACACCACCGACGCTTCGGGTCTGGCTGCAACGCGTGCAACCTTCGAAGACCCTTCGGCACACGTCGTTCTGCCTGAAATCATCTCGAAAGAGCCGCTGGGCCCGCTGGTCCGTCACGGTGATAACGAGTGGGGCGACATCGTTCGCTGGACACTGAATGCGCTGATCTCGGCAGAAGAGCTGGGCATCACGTCGACTAATATCGGCGAGCTGTCGGCTGCACCCGGCGACAACCCGGAAATCAACCGCATGTTGGGCACCGAGGGCAACTTGGGTGAAATGCTCGGCCTCGACGCTGACTGGGCCAAGCGCGCCATCATGGCGGGCGGCAACTACGGCGAGCTGTTTGCCAAGAACATTGGCGAAAGCACTCCGATCGCTCTGGCCCGCGGCCTGAACGCTCAGTGGAAAGATGGCGGTCTGATCTATTCGCCGCCGTTCCGGTAA
- a CDS encoding RluA family pseudouridine synthase → MSGVQVITIGPDEAEQRLDRWVKRVFPHVGQGRIEKGCRKGEFRVNGAKVKTSTRIAPGDEVRVPPLPVPEAGQERPKAQPSVSDADAKLIQSCVLYRDDHIIALNKPPGLPSQGGSKQTRHVDGLAEALKFGRDDKPRLVHRLDKDTSGVLLLARSQKMASELTQAFRSRDTRKIYWALVAGVPQPRWGTLRWGLVKAPGHGGKGEAEKMICVHPRHVDETPGAKRATTDYAVLTTLASRAAWVALVPVTGRTHQLRAHMAELGHPIAGDGKYGGSSQENLGDGWGAQLGGELSKKLHLHARSIEFTHPVTKKQVTIVAPLPDHMQRTWDYMGWQDGDVPADPFEDLE, encoded by the coding sequence ATGAGCGGTGTTCAGGTAATCACAATCGGCCCAGACGAAGCCGAGCAACGGTTGGACCGCTGGGTCAAGCGGGTGTTCCCGCATGTGGGACAGGGTCGGATCGAAAAGGGATGTCGCAAAGGCGAATTTCGCGTCAATGGCGCGAAGGTTAAAACCTCGACCCGGATTGCGCCGGGGGACGAAGTGCGCGTGCCCCCATTGCCGGTGCCGGAAGCTGGGCAAGAGCGTCCGAAAGCTCAGCCGAGCGTGTCCGATGCTGATGCCAAACTGATCCAATCCTGCGTGTTGTATCGAGATGATCATATTATTGCATTGAACAAACCGCCGGGACTGCCCAGCCAAGGCGGCAGCAAACAGACACGTCATGTGGATGGGTTGGCCGAAGCACTGAAGTTCGGTCGCGATGACAAACCTCGCCTTGTGCATCGGCTGGACAAGGACACATCCGGCGTTCTGCTTCTGGCGCGCAGCCAGAAAATGGCGTCAGAGCTGACGCAGGCGTTCCGATCCCGCGACACTCGCAAGATCTATTGGGCCTTGGTGGCAGGTGTGCCGCAGCCACGTTGGGGCACGTTGCGCTGGGGGCTTGTTAAAGCGCCCGGCCATGGCGGCAAAGGCGAGGCGGAAAAGATGATTTGCGTGCATCCGCGACATGTCGATGAAACACCGGGTGCCAAGCGTGCGACCACCGATTATGCAGTGTTGACGACACTTGCCAGCCGTGCGGCATGGGTCGCGTTGGTGCCGGTGACAGGCCGAACTCATCAGCTTCGCGCCCATATGGCCGAGCTTGGTCATCCGATTGCCGGGGATGGGAAATACGGTGGGTCGAGCCAAGAAAACCTTGGTGACGGTTGGGGTGCGCAATTGGGGGGTGAGCTGTCGAAAAAGCTTCATCTTCATGCCCGCTCGATCGAATTTACGCACCCTGTCACGAAAAAGCAGGTGACGATTGTCGCACCTCTGCCCGACCATATGCAGCGCACGTGGGACTATATGGGGTGGCAGGATGGTGACGTGCCCGCCGACCCGTTCGAGGATCTGGAATGA
- the crcB gene encoding fluoride efflux transporter CrcB codes for MMTPLLQVALGGAIGASARYLTGNAVTRWLGHGFPAGTMVVNILGSFLMGLLVVTLTRKGGQAVAPFLMTGLLGGFTTFSAFSLDVITLYERGQIAAASGYVFGSVILSLAGLVAGLQVARMVLA; via the coding sequence ATGATGACACCCCTTCTTCAAGTTGCCCTTGGTGGCGCAATCGGCGCGTCGGCCCGGTATCTGACGGGCAACGCCGTCACGCGATGGCTGGGCCATGGTTTCCCTGCGGGTACGATGGTCGTTAATATACTTGGTTCGTTCCTGATGGGCCTTTTGGTGGTCACGCTGACCCGCAAAGGCGGTCAAGCGGTAGCGCCATTTTTGATGACCGGCCTACTGGGCGGGTTTACTACTTTCTCTGCGTTTTCGTTGGATGTGATCACGCTATATGAGCGGGGACAGATCGCCGCCGCCAGTGGTTACGTGTTCGGGTCTGTGATTCTGTCGCTGGCCGGCCTTGTCGCAGGTCTACAGGTCGCGCGTATGGTGCTGGCATGA
- a CDS encoding HAD-IA family hydrolase, with product MSDTPLRLAVFDVDGTLIDSQDFIVEAMNRAFGAMGVALPTRAEVLSIVGLSLHDAIQRLVPRLSEAEVAEAAHQYKDMFIQLRAEMGGEASAPIYPGARAALEHLHGRDEVLLGVATGKARRGLDHAYDAHNLRHFFVTSQTADNHPSKPHPSMLRAALSETGADAAHAVMIGDTSFDMEMGRAAGYRTIGVTWGYHPREGLIAAGADLLIDTYADLAAALDELWGTV from the coding sequence ATGAGCGATACGCCGTTGCGGTTGGCAGTCTTCGATGTCGATGGCACGCTGATCGACAGTCAGGATTTCATCGTCGAAGCAATGAATAGGGCGTTTGGTGCGATGGGCGTTGCGTTGCCCACACGGGCCGAGGTTCTGTCGATCGTGGGCCTGTCGCTGCATGACGCGATCCAACGACTTGTGCCCAGACTGTCAGAAGCCGAGGTTGCCGAAGCCGCACATCAATACAAAGACATGTTTATCCAGTTGCGCGCCGAAATGGGTGGCGAGGCGTCTGCGCCGATTTATCCCGGCGCGCGCGCTGCCTTGGAGCATCTGCATGGACGGGATGAGGTGCTGTTGGGTGTGGCCACTGGTAAAGCGCGCCGCGGGTTGGATCATGCCTATGACGCTCACAATCTTCGCCACTTTTTTGTCACCAGCCAAACGGCAGACAACCACCCGTCGAAACCGCACCCGTCGATGTTGCGTGCCGCGCTGTCGGAAACCGGAGCCGATGCTGCGCATGCCGTGATGATTGGCGACACCAGTTTCGATATGGAAATGGGCCGCGCTGCGGGCTATCGCACAATCGGTGTCACCTGGGGGTATCACCCGCGGGAAGGGTTGATTGCAGCCGGGGCCGATCTGTTGATTGATACTTATGCAGATCTCGCAGCGGCCTTGGACGAACTTTGGGGGACAGTATGA
- a CDS encoding ATP12 family protein, protein MSDWAAKRFWKQAQVVETEGGYSVELDGRSIKTPAKKLLRVPTLTLAKAIAEEWDAQVDKVDPGTMPVTRTANSALDKVAHQFDDVADMLAAYGDSDLLCYRATHPEELVARQSDLWDPMLEWAAKDLGARLQPVAGIVHQPQDGVALSRLSVQVHALSEFELAGFHDLVAISGSLVLALAVTSERISVEQAWELSRLDETWQEEQWGVDEEASELAEKKRIDIVNAAWFFHACRRET, encoded by the coding sequence ATGAGCGACTGGGCAGCAAAACGGTTCTGGAAGCAGGCACAGGTCGTAGAAACCGAAGGTGGATACTCGGTCGAATTGGATGGTCGCTCTATCAAGACGCCCGCTAAAAAACTTCTGCGCGTGCCGACTTTGACGTTGGCTAAGGCAATCGCCGAGGAATGGGATGCTCAGGTCGACAAGGTTGATCCCGGCACCATGCCAGTCACCCGCACGGCAAATTCGGCGTTGGACAAAGTGGCACATCAATTTGACGATGTGGCTGACATGTTGGCCGCCTATGGTGATAGCGATCTGCTGTGCTACCGCGCGACACATCCGGAAGAGTTGGTGGCCCGACAGTCTGATCTCTGGGATCCGATGTTGGAATGGGCGGCAAAAGATTTGGGTGCACGGTTGCAGCCTGTGGCGGGAATCGTGCATCAACCGCAGGATGGCGTTGCGCTCTCTCGGCTCTCGGTACAGGTGCATGCGCTATCGGAATTCGAGCTGGCAGGCTTCCACGATCTGGTAGCAATCAGCGGATCGCTTGTGCTGGCGCTGGCGGTTACCTCCGAAAGGATATCTGTTGAGCAGGCATGGGAATTGTCCCGGCTGGACGAAACCTGGCAAGAGGAACAGTGGGGCGTGGACGAAGAAGCCTCGGAACTTGCAGAGAAAAAACGTATCGACATTGTGAACGCGGCATGGTTCTTCCACGCATGTCGCCGCGAAACATAA